Proteins encoded by one window of Arachis hypogaea cultivar Tifrunner chromosome 1, arahy.Tifrunner.gnm2.J5K5, whole genome shotgun sequence:
- the LOC112702210 gene encoding uncharacterized protein isoform X7, which yields MLQRNSNMTRLWMFSLSSLSEAEKVLGEISNYKVQAGCKFLIFAHHQPMIDAIHKCLLKKKVGCIWIDGGTPAASRQQLVTDFQEKDYIKAAVLSIKAGGVGLTLTAASTVIFTEQSWTPGDLIQAKDRAYRIGQGCGAIQTG from the exons ATGTTGCAACGAAATTCCAATATGACCAG GTTATGGATGTTTTCGCTTTCTTCCTTATCAGAAGCAGAGAAGGTTCTAGGagaaatatctaattataaagtTCAG GCAGGTTGCAAGTTTCTTATATTTGCGCACCATCAGCCAATGATAGATGCGATACATAAGTGCCTTCTT AAGAAAAAAGTGGGTTGCATCTGGATTGATGGAGGTACACCCGCTGCATCAAGGCAACAATTGGTTACAGATTTCCAGGAAAAGGATTATATCAAGGCAGCTGTA CTATCCATTAAAGCGGGAGGAGTTGGATTAACTTTAACTGCTGCAAGCACAGTTATCTTTACAGAACAATCCTGGACTCCAGGTGACCTAATTCAGGCCAAAGATCGTGCATATAGAATTGGTCAG GGATGTGGTGCAATTCAAACCGGATAA
- the LOC112702210 gene encoding uncharacterized protein isoform X9, translating to MLQRNSNMTRLWMFSLSSLSEAEKVLGEISNYKVQLEAVKAKIKSAKSKDESESLKFTQKKLINKAGCKFLIFAHHQPMIDAIHKCLLKKKVGCIWIDGGTPAASRQQLVTDFQEKDYIKAAVVWCYPLKREELD from the exons ATGTTGCAACGAAATTCCAATATGACCAG GTTATGGATGTTTTCGCTTTCTTCCTTATCAGAAGCAGAGAAGGTTCTAGGagaaatatctaattataaagtTCAG TTGGAGGCGGTAAAAGCCAAAATCAAATCTGCTAAATCAAAAGATGAGTCTGAATCTCTTAAATTTACTCAAAAAAAACTGATTAACAAG GCAGGTTGCAAGTTTCTTATATTTGCGCACCATCAGCCAATGATAGATGCGATACATAAGTGCCTTCTT AAGAAAAAAGTGGGTTGCATCTGGATTGATGGAGGTACACCCGCTGCATCAAGGCAACAATTGGTTACAGATTTCCAGGAAAAGGATTATATCAAGGCAGCTGTAGTATGGTG CTATCCATTAAAGCGGGAGGAGTTGGATTAA
- the LOC112702210 gene encoding uncharacterized protein isoform X2, which translates to MFHGRLWMFSLSSLSEAEKVLGEISNYKVQLEAVKAKIKSAKSKDESESLKFTQKKLINKAGCKFLIFAHHQPMIDAIHKCLLKKKVGCIWIDGGTPAASRQQLVTDFQEKDYIKAAVLSIKAGGVGLTLTAASTVIFTEQSWTPGDLIQAKDRAYRIGQSFAAWYSIDLTFIMH; encoded by the exons ATGTTTCATGGCAG GTTATGGATGTTTTCGCTTTCTTCCTTATCAGAAGCAGAGAAGGTTCTAGGagaaatatctaattataaagtTCAG TTGGAGGCGGTAAAAGCCAAAATCAAATCTGCTAAATCAAAAGATGAGTCTGAATCTCTTAAATTTACTCAAAAAAAACTGATTAACAAG GCAGGTTGCAAGTTTCTTATATTTGCGCACCATCAGCCAATGATAGATGCGATACATAAGTGCCTTCTT AAGAAAAAAGTGGGTTGCATCTGGATTGATGGAGGTACACCCGCTGCATCAAGGCAACAATTGGTTACAGATTTCCAGGAAAAGGATTATATCAAGGCAGCTGTA CTATCCATTAAAGCGGGAGGAGTTGGATTAACTTTAACTGCTGCAAGCACAGTTATCTTTACAGAACAATCCTGGACTCCAGGTGACCTAATTCAGGCCAAAGATCGTGCATATAGAATTGGTCAG tcTTTCGCCGCTTGGTATAGCATTGACTTAACATTTATTATGCATTGA
- the LOC112702210 gene encoding uncharacterized protein isoform X1, which translates to MLQRNSNMTRLWMFSLSSLSEAEKVLGEISNYKVQLEAVKAKIKSAKSKDESESLKFTQKKLINKAGCKFLIFAHHQPMIDAIHKCLLKKKVGCIWIDGGTPAASRQQLVTDFQEKDYIKAAVLSIKAGGVGLTLTAASTVIFTEQSWTPGDLIQAKDRAYRIGQSFAAWYSIDLTFIMH; encoded by the exons ATGTTGCAACGAAATTCCAATATGACCAG GTTATGGATGTTTTCGCTTTCTTCCTTATCAGAAGCAGAGAAGGTTCTAGGagaaatatctaattataaagtTCAG TTGGAGGCGGTAAAAGCCAAAATCAAATCTGCTAAATCAAAAGATGAGTCTGAATCTCTTAAATTTACTCAAAAAAAACTGATTAACAAG GCAGGTTGCAAGTTTCTTATATTTGCGCACCATCAGCCAATGATAGATGCGATACATAAGTGCCTTCTT AAGAAAAAAGTGGGTTGCATCTGGATTGATGGAGGTACACCCGCTGCATCAAGGCAACAATTGGTTACAGATTTCCAGGAAAAGGATTATATCAAGGCAGCTGTA CTATCCATTAAAGCGGGAGGAGTTGGATTAACTTTAACTGCTGCAAGCACAGTTATCTTTACAGAACAATCCTGGACTCCAGGTGACCTAATTCAGGCCAAAGATCGTGCATATAGAATTGGTCAG tcTTTCGCCGCTTGGTATAGCATTGACTTAACATTTATTATGCATTGA
- the LOC112702210 gene encoding uncharacterized protein isoform X8 has translation MFHGRLWMFSLSSLSEAEKVLGEISNYKVQAGCKFLIFAHHQPMIDAIHKCLLKKKVGCIWIDGGTPAASRQQLVTDFQEKDYIKAAVLSIKAGGVGLTLTAASTVIFTEQSWTPGDLIQAKDRAYRIGQGCGAIQTG, from the exons ATGTTTCATGGCAG GTTATGGATGTTTTCGCTTTCTTCCTTATCAGAAGCAGAGAAGGTTCTAGGagaaatatctaattataaagtTCAG GCAGGTTGCAAGTTTCTTATATTTGCGCACCATCAGCCAATGATAGATGCGATACATAAGTGCCTTCTT AAGAAAAAAGTGGGTTGCATCTGGATTGATGGAGGTACACCCGCTGCATCAAGGCAACAATTGGTTACAGATTTCCAGGAAAAGGATTATATCAAGGCAGCTGTA CTATCCATTAAAGCGGGAGGAGTTGGATTAACTTTAACTGCTGCAAGCACAGTTATCTTTACAGAACAATCCTGGACTCCAGGTGACCTAATTCAGGCCAAAGATCGTGCATATAGAATTGGTCAG GGATGTGGTGCAATTCAAACCGGATAA
- the LOC112702210 gene encoding uncharacterized protein isoform X10 — protein sequence MFHGRLWMFSLSSLSEAEKVLGEISNYKVQLEAVKAKIKSAKSKDESESLKFTQKKLINKAGCKFLIFAHHQPMIDAIHKCLLKKKVGCIWIDGGTPAASRQQLVTDFQEKDYIKAAVVWCYPLKREELD from the exons ATGTTTCATGGCAG GTTATGGATGTTTTCGCTTTCTTCCTTATCAGAAGCAGAGAAGGTTCTAGGagaaatatctaattataaagtTCAG TTGGAGGCGGTAAAAGCCAAAATCAAATCTGCTAAATCAAAAGATGAGTCTGAATCTCTTAAATTTACTCAAAAAAAACTGATTAACAAG GCAGGTTGCAAGTTTCTTATATTTGCGCACCATCAGCCAATGATAGATGCGATACATAAGTGCCTTCTT AAGAAAAAAGTGGGTTGCATCTGGATTGATGGAGGTACACCCGCTGCATCAAGGCAACAATTGGTTACAGATTTCCAGGAAAAGGATTATATCAAGGCAGCTGTAGTATGGTG CTATCCATTAAAGCGGGAGGAGTTGGATTAA
- the LOC112702210 gene encoding uncharacterized protein isoform X6: MFHGRLWMFSLSSLSEAEKVLGEISNYKVQAGCKFLIFAHHQPMIDAIHKCLLKKKVGCIWIDGGTPAASRQQLVTDFQEKDYIKAAVLSIKAGGVGLTLTAASTVIFTEQSWTPGDLIQAKDRAYRIGQSFAAWYSIDLTFIMH; the protein is encoded by the exons ATGTTTCATGGCAG GTTATGGATGTTTTCGCTTTCTTCCTTATCAGAAGCAGAGAAGGTTCTAGGagaaatatctaattataaagtTCAG GCAGGTTGCAAGTTTCTTATATTTGCGCACCATCAGCCAATGATAGATGCGATACATAAGTGCCTTCTT AAGAAAAAAGTGGGTTGCATCTGGATTGATGGAGGTACACCCGCTGCATCAAGGCAACAATTGGTTACAGATTTCCAGGAAAAGGATTATATCAAGGCAGCTGTA CTATCCATTAAAGCGGGAGGAGTTGGATTAACTTTAACTGCTGCAAGCACAGTTATCTTTACAGAACAATCCTGGACTCCAGGTGACCTAATTCAGGCCAAAGATCGTGCATATAGAATTGGTCAG tcTTTCGCCGCTTGGTATAGCATTGACTTAACATTTATTATGCATTGA
- the LOC112702210 gene encoding uncharacterized protein isoform X3: MLQRNSNMTRLWMFSLSSLSEAEKVLGEISNYKVQLEAVKAKIKSAKSKDESESLKFTQKKLINKAGCKFLIFAHHQPMIDAIHKCLLKKKVGCIWIDGGTPAASRQQLVTDFQEKDYIKAAVLSIKAGGVGLTLTAASTVIFTEQSWTPGDLIQAKDRAYRIGQGCGAIQTG, from the exons ATGTTGCAACGAAATTCCAATATGACCAG GTTATGGATGTTTTCGCTTTCTTCCTTATCAGAAGCAGAGAAGGTTCTAGGagaaatatctaattataaagtTCAG TTGGAGGCGGTAAAAGCCAAAATCAAATCTGCTAAATCAAAAGATGAGTCTGAATCTCTTAAATTTACTCAAAAAAAACTGATTAACAAG GCAGGTTGCAAGTTTCTTATATTTGCGCACCATCAGCCAATGATAGATGCGATACATAAGTGCCTTCTT AAGAAAAAAGTGGGTTGCATCTGGATTGATGGAGGTACACCCGCTGCATCAAGGCAACAATTGGTTACAGATTTCCAGGAAAAGGATTATATCAAGGCAGCTGTA CTATCCATTAAAGCGGGAGGAGTTGGATTAACTTTAACTGCTGCAAGCACAGTTATCTTTACAGAACAATCCTGGACTCCAGGTGACCTAATTCAGGCCAAAGATCGTGCATATAGAATTGGTCAG GGATGTGGTGCAATTCAAACCGGATAA
- the LOC112702210 gene encoding uncharacterized protein isoform X5, translating into MLQRNSNMTRLWMFSLSSLSEAEKVLGEISNYKVQAGCKFLIFAHHQPMIDAIHKCLLKKKVGCIWIDGGTPAASRQQLVTDFQEKDYIKAAVLSIKAGGVGLTLTAASTVIFTEQSWTPGDLIQAKDRAYRIGQSFAAWYSIDLTFIMH; encoded by the exons ATGTTGCAACGAAATTCCAATATGACCAG GTTATGGATGTTTTCGCTTTCTTCCTTATCAGAAGCAGAGAAGGTTCTAGGagaaatatctaattataaagtTCAG GCAGGTTGCAAGTTTCTTATATTTGCGCACCATCAGCCAATGATAGATGCGATACATAAGTGCCTTCTT AAGAAAAAAGTGGGTTGCATCTGGATTGATGGAGGTACACCCGCTGCATCAAGGCAACAATTGGTTACAGATTTCCAGGAAAAGGATTATATCAAGGCAGCTGTA CTATCCATTAAAGCGGGAGGAGTTGGATTAACTTTAACTGCTGCAAGCACAGTTATCTTTACAGAACAATCCTGGACTCCAGGTGACCTAATTCAGGCCAAAGATCGTGCATATAGAATTGGTCAG tcTTTCGCCGCTTGGTATAGCATTGACTTAACATTTATTATGCATTGA
- the LOC112702210 gene encoding uncharacterized protein isoform X4: MFSLSSLSEAEKVLGEISNYKVQLEAVKAKIKSAKSKDESESLKFTQKKLINKAGCKFLIFAHHQPMIDAIHKCLLKKKVGCIWIDGGTPAASRQQLVTDFQEKDYIKAAVLSIKAGGVGLTLTAASTVIFTEQSWTPGDLIQAKDRAYRIGQSFAAWYSIDLTFIMH, translated from the exons ATGTTTTCGCTTTCTTCCTTATCAGAAGCAGAGAAGGTTCTAGGagaaatatctaattataaagtTCAG TTGGAGGCGGTAAAAGCCAAAATCAAATCTGCTAAATCAAAAGATGAGTCTGAATCTCTTAAATTTACTCAAAAAAAACTGATTAACAAG GCAGGTTGCAAGTTTCTTATATTTGCGCACCATCAGCCAATGATAGATGCGATACATAAGTGCCTTCTT AAGAAAAAAGTGGGTTGCATCTGGATTGATGGAGGTACACCCGCTGCATCAAGGCAACAATTGGTTACAGATTTCCAGGAAAAGGATTATATCAAGGCAGCTGTA CTATCCATTAAAGCGGGAGGAGTTGGATTAACTTTAACTGCTGCAAGCACAGTTATCTTTACAGAACAATCCTGGACTCCAGGTGACCTAATTCAGGCCAAAGATCGTGCATATAGAATTGGTCAG tcTTTCGCCGCTTGGTATAGCATTGACTTAACATTTATTATGCATTGA